The Solibacillus sp. FSL W7-1464 genome contains a region encoding:
- a CDS encoding ABC transporter permease, protein MNRIFGTDDYKKIEKNRKYFLLFNLITILFFTGISFTSVIPNLKGFDLVSTFIVFFIYIVVANVFVGIFVQKTELFFFISLLFSALGMGWRLWLEWGEFSLVEHTNVVVMIGYPSITALIITLIYAVSEKIKTKKIVILDRE, encoded by the coding sequence GTGAATAGAATATTCGGTACAGATGATTATAAAAAAATAGAAAAGAATAGAAAATATTTCCTGTTATTTAATCTCATTACGATCCTGTTTTTTACTGGAATATCTTTTACTTCCGTTATTCCTAATTTAAAAGGATTTGATTTAGTCTCTACATTTATAGTTTTCTTTATTTATATTGTTGTTGCAAATGTCTTTGTAGGGATTTTTGTTCAAAAAACGGAACTGTTTTTTTTCATCTCGTTATTATTCAGTGCTCTCGGAATGGGCTGGCGTCTATGGCTTGAATGGGGAGAATTCAGTTTAGTCGAACATACAAACGTTGTTGTAATGATAGGTTATCCAAGTATTACAGCACTTATCATCACACTTATTTATGCTGTTTCAGAAAAGATCAAGACGAAAAAGATCGTCATTCTAGATAGGGAATAG